A DNA window from Pseudomonas tohonis contains the following coding sequences:
- a CDS encoding prepilin peptidase, protein MTVIDFLAGNLPAFVFCIFLLGLLVGSFLNVVIYRLPVMMFRDWKAQAREALELPAEPQGETFNLILPNSRCPHCQHEIQAWENIPVVSWLALGGKCSSCKAPIKKRYPLVELACGLLSAYVAWHFGFTWQAGAFLVLTWGLLAMSMIDVDHQLLPDSLVLPLLWLGLILNNQGMFATPSDALWGAVGGYLSLWSVYWVFKLVTGKEGMGYGDFKLLAMIGAWGGWQVLPLTILLSSLVGAILGIIILKLRDADSSTPIPFGPYLAIAGWIALLWGDQITGTYLHFAGF, encoded by the coding sequence GTGACAGTCATCGACTTCCTGGCCGGCAACTTGCCGGCCTTTGTTTTCTGCATATTCCTCCTCGGCCTTCTCGTCGGCAGTTTCCTCAACGTCGTCATCTACCGCCTGCCGGTGATGATGTTCCGCGACTGGAAGGCGCAGGCGCGGGAGGCGTTGGAGTTGCCGGCGGAGCCCCAGGGCGAGACCTTCAACCTGATCCTGCCGAACTCGCGCTGCCCGCATTGCCAGCATGAGATCCAGGCCTGGGAGAACATCCCGGTGGTCAGCTGGCTGGCCTTGGGTGGCAAGTGCTCGTCGTGCAAGGCGCCAATCAAGAAGCGCTACCCGCTGGTAGAGCTGGCGTGCGGCCTGTTGTCGGCCTATGTCGCCTGGCATTTCGGCTTCACCTGGCAGGCCGGGGCGTTCCTGGTGCTGACCTGGGGCCTGCTGGCGATGAGCATGATCGACGTCGACCACCAGCTGCTGCCGGACTCCCTGGTGCTGCCGCTGCTATGGCTCGGGCTGATCCTCAACAACCAGGGCATGTTCGCCACGCCTAGCGATGCGCTCTGGGGCGCGGTGGGCGGCTATCTCAGCCTGTGGTCGGTGTACTGGGTGTTCAAGCTGGTGACCGGCAAGGAAGGCATGGGCTACGGCGACTTCAAGCTGCTGGCGATGATCGGCGCCTGGGGTGGCTGGCAGGTGCTGCCGCTGACCATCCTGCTGTCGTCCCTGGTGGGCGCCATATTGGGGATCATCATCCTCAAGCTGCGCGACGCGGACAGCAGCACGCCCATCCCCTTCGGCCCCTACCTGGCCATTGCCGGCTGGATTGCATTGCTCTGGGGTGATCAAATAACCGGGACCTATCTCCACTTCGCCGGTTTCTGA
- a CDS encoding type II secretion system F family protein: protein MAEKALKTTLFSWEGTDKKGARVKGDMSGTNPALVKAQLRKQGINPTKVRKKSASLFGKGKKIKPLDIALFTRQMATMMKAGVPLLQSFDIIGEGVENQNMRKLVDEVKQEVAAGNSFANSLRKKPLYFDELYCNLVDAGEQSGALENLLDRVATYKEKTESLKAKIKKAMTYPIAVILVALIVSAILLIKVVPQFQSVFSGFGAELPAFTMMVIHLSEFLQTWWFVVLLGMFGTAFGLRELHRRSKKFRDNVDRGVLKLPIVGDILYKSAVARYARTLSTTFAAGVPLVDALDSVSGATGNVVFKDAVTKIKQDVSTGMQLNFSMRTTGVFPSMAIQMTAIGEESGALDTMLDKVASFYEEEVDNAVDNLTTLMEPLIMAVLGVLVGGLIIAMYLPIFQLGSVVG, encoded by the coding sequence ATGGCGGAAAAAGCTCTCAAAACCACCCTGTTCAGCTGGGAAGGTACAGATAAAAAAGGCGCCAGGGTCAAAGGGGACATGAGCGGCACCAACCCCGCTCTTGTTAAAGCCCAGCTTCGTAAGCAGGGCATCAACCCCACCAAAGTCAGGAAAAAAAGCGCATCCCTTTTTGGCAAGGGAAAGAAAATCAAGCCTCTAGATATAGCCCTGTTCACTCGCCAGATGGCTACCATGATGAAAGCAGGCGTTCCCTTGCTTCAGAGCTTTGACATCATTGGAGAGGGCGTCGAAAACCAAAACATGCGAAAACTGGTTGACGAGGTCAAACAGGAGGTAGCCGCAGGGAACAGCTTTGCAAACTCTCTAAGAAAAAAACCTCTGTATTTTGACGAACTCTACTGCAACTTGGTGGACGCTGGCGAGCAGTCCGGCGCTTTGGAAAACCTGCTGGATCGAGTGGCTACCTATAAGGAGAAAACCGAATCGCTCAAGGCAAAAATCAAGAAGGCAATGACCTACCCGATCGCCGTAATCTTGGTTGCCTTGATAGTTTCTGCAATCCTGCTTATTAAAGTTGTTCCGCAATTTCAGTCCGTTTTTTCAGGTTTCGGCGCTGAATTACCCGCTTTCACAATGATGGTTATTCATCTTTCCGAATTTCTTCAGACATGGTGGTTCGTCGTGTTACTCGGCATGTTCGGAACCGCTTTCGGCCTCCGAGAGCTTCATCGCCGCTCAAAAAAATTCAGAGATAACGTCGACCGAGGCGTGCTCAAGTTACCCATCGTCGGCGACATACTCTACAAATCTGCCGTCGCACGTTACGCCCGTACGCTGTCCACCACCTTTGCAGCAGGTGTGCCTCTTGTAGACGCCCTCGACTCCGTTTCCGGCGCAACCGGTAACGTCGTATTCAAAGACGCGGTTACGAAGATCAAGCAGGATGTCTCTACCGGCATGCAACTGAACTTCTCCATGCGCACCACTGGTGTATTTCCATCAATGGCCATTCAGATGACCGCCATCGGTGAAGAATCAGGAGCCCTCGACACTATGCTCGACAAAGTCGCCTCCTTCTACGAAGAAGAAGTCGACAACGCCGTCGACAACCTGACCACCCTAATGGAGCCCCTGATCATGGCGGTTCTCGGCGTGCTGGTCGGCGGCCTGATCATCGCGATGTACCTGCCTATCTTCCAACTCGGTTCGGTAGTGGGATAA
- a CDS encoding LysR family transcriptional regulator, producing the protein MELRHLRYFLAVAEELNFTRAAARLHIEQSPLSRAIKELESDLNTLLFERNPRGVQLTWAGTVFLENTKRIFAALEQARMDMRGVAMGFRGTLRVAVSDGIAPQKLADLLARCRQEEPEMEIRLFEVSHAQQVKGMLDHSYDVGFARTDNAVDGICARPIWSDPLVAALPARHPLLSHRKIPLKELVRHPLILSHPEVHEGQHQQINRMLKANLSEAEEASLNIVEQYISRETMQALVSAGYGVALICGTEQSYLPGSEIVTRALSVPDSVLTTYLLRPDSEPSPHLSRFLERVEQVCNQQEEAETCLFSELHPIAPVSRLARVGLSFSAGDFSTP; encoded by the coding sequence ATGGAACTACGTCATCTTCGCTATTTCCTCGCGGTGGCCGAGGAGCTGAATTTCACCCGCGCCGCCGCGCGCCTGCACATCGAGCAATCGCCCCTGTCCCGGGCCATCAAGGAACTCGAGTCGGATCTCAACACCCTGCTCTTCGAGCGCAACCCCCGCGGCGTGCAGCTGACCTGGGCGGGCACCGTCTTCCTGGAGAACACCAAACGCATCTTCGCCGCCCTGGAACAGGCGCGGATGGACATGCGCGGCGTCGCCATGGGCTTTCGCGGCACGCTGCGGGTCGCGGTGTCCGACGGCATCGCCCCGCAGAAGCTCGCCGACCTGCTGGCGCGCTGCCGCCAGGAAGAGCCGGAGATGGAGATCCGCCTGTTCGAAGTGAGCCACGCCCAGCAGGTCAAGGGCATGCTCGACCACAGCTACGACGTCGGCTTCGCGCGCACCGACAACGCCGTCGACGGCATCTGCGCACGGCCCATCTGGAGCGACCCGCTGGTCGCCGCCCTGCCCGCCCGCCATCCGCTGCTGTCGCACCGCAAGATCCCGCTCAAGGAGCTGGTGCGCCACCCGCTGATCCTCAGCCACCCCGAGGTACACGAGGGCCAGCACCAGCAGATCAACCGCATGCTCAAGGCCAACCTGAGCGAAGCCGAAGAAGCCTCGCTGAACATCGTCGAACAGTACATCTCCCGCGAAACCATGCAGGCCCTCGTCTCAGCCGGCTACGGCGTCGCCCTGATCTGCGGCACCGAGCAGAGCTACCTGCCCGGCAGCGAGATCGTCACCCGCGCCCTGTCCGTGCCCGACTCGGTGCTGACCACCTACCTGCTGCGCCCGGACAGCGAGCCGTCGCCGCACCTCTCGCGCTTCCTCGAACGCGTCGAGCAGGTGTGCAACCAGCAGGAAGAAGCGGAAACCTGCCTGTTCTCCGAACTCCACCCGATCGCCCCCGTCTCGCGCCTGGCGCGCGTGGGCCTGTCCTTCAGCGCCGGGGACTTCTCCACACCATGA
- a CDS encoding 2OG-Fe(II) oxygenase: protein MNPLATLERAVPDPTLERIEQLDWPALEAELDANGSALIPRLLDDAACARLASLYRQDAGFRSRIVMERQGFGRGEYKYFAYPLPALLGRLRHRLYPPLAAIANRWNQRLGLDTRYPARLDSFLARCHRAGQCRPTPLLLQYGPGCYNRLHQDLYGEHVFPLQLAILLSAPEQDFSGGEFVLTENIAGQQRAEVVPLGKGDAVLFPVDLRPVPGKRGGFRRAAMRHGVSLIRSGERRTLGLIFHDAS from the coding sequence ATGAATCCCCTCGCCACCCTCGAACGGGCCGTGCCCGACCCAACGCTGGAGCGCATCGAACAGCTCGACTGGCCGGCCCTCGAAGCCGAACTGGACGCCAATGGCAGCGCCCTGATCCCGCGCCTGCTGGACGATGCCGCCTGCGCCCGACTCGCCTCGCTCTACCGCCAGGACGCAGGCTTCCGCTCGCGCATCGTCATGGAGCGCCAGGGCTTCGGCCGCGGCGAATACAAGTACTTCGCCTACCCGCTGCCCGCGTTGCTCGGGCGCCTGCGCCACCGCCTCTACCCGCCGCTGGCGGCCATCGCCAACCGCTGGAACCAGCGCCTGGGCCTCGACACCCGCTACCCCGCGCGCCTCGACAGCTTCCTCGCCCGCTGCCACCGGGCCGGCCAATGCCGCCCCACGCCCCTGCTGCTGCAGTACGGCCCGGGCTGCTACAACCGCCTGCACCAGGACCTCTATGGCGAGCATGTCTTCCCGCTGCAGCTGGCGATCCTGCTGTCGGCACCCGAGCAAGACTTCAGCGGCGGCGAGTTCGTCCTCACCGAGAACATCGCCGGCCAGCAGCGGGCGGAGGTCGTGCCCCTGGGCAAGGGCGATGCCGTGCTCTTCCCGGTGGACCTGCGCCCGGTGCCCGGCAAGCGCGGCGGCTTCCGCCGCGCGGCGATGCGCCACGGCGTCAGCCTGATCAGGAGCGGCGAGCGCCGCACCCTGGGGCTGATCTTCCATGACGCCAGTTGA
- a CDS encoding FAD/FMN-containing dehydrogenase: MKAVFVVVLMAWMGLAQAQEEGSRLAPWTLLDQYDQPYTLDDGLRLLLVARDMDGAKLVKAALEGQPKGYLEARKAVFLADVSRMPAVIAKLFAVPAMRDYNYRVMLDRESRVAPRYPAEAGSVLLLRLEGGVVRETLTFTDAAALRAVLESSAE, translated from the coding sequence ATGAAAGCGGTTTTTGTGGTGGTGCTGATGGCGTGGATGGGGCTTGCCCAGGCGCAGGAAGAGGGTTCACGGCTCGCCCCCTGGACGCTGCTGGACCAGTATGACCAGCCTTACACCCTCGACGACGGGCTGCGGCTGTTGCTGGTGGCCCGCGACATGGACGGCGCGAAGCTGGTCAAGGCGGCGTTGGAGGGGCAGCCCAAGGGTTACCTGGAGGCACGCAAGGCGGTGTTCCTCGCCGATGTGAGCCGCATGCCGGCGGTGATCGCCAAGCTCTTCGCGGTGCCGGCGATGCGTGACTACAACTACCGGGTGATGCTGGACCGTGAGTCCCGCGTGGCGCCCCGTTATCCGGCCGAGGCGGGCAGCGTGCTGCTGTTGCGCCTGGAAGGTGGCGTGGTGCGTGAAACCCTGACCTTCACCGATGCCGCGGCGCTGCGTGCCGTTCTCGAGTCCTCCGCAGAGTGA
- a CDS encoding DUF1780 domain-containing protein — protein MDESDYLRLLTRQAEQANDFLSNARKWERERWVCQRLLQALNVPHRLEDFGTGSEPPDVLFRDAAFEVFFVLDEGRRLNDEWRAELERRRSAFSLAQLVRREARPKRIATAELQGRLAPTLRKKAHNYTERGLDPGELDLVAFVNLKRSVPDFNSPFPPPTEFLRQGWRSLSIVGSTYARVLFAHPDAPEFLRANLGRTVIFDAGIGL, from the coding sequence ATGGACGAATCCGACTACCTGCGCCTGCTGACCCGCCAGGCGGAACAGGCCAACGACTTCCTCTCCAACGCCCGCAAGTGGGAACGCGAGCGCTGGGTCTGCCAGCGCCTGCTGCAGGCCCTCAACGTGCCCCATCGGCTGGAGGACTTCGGCACCGGCAGCGAGCCGCCGGACGTGCTGTTCCGCGACGCCGCCTTCGAGGTGTTCTTCGTCCTCGACGAGGGCCGTCGGCTGAACGATGAATGGCGTGCCGAGCTGGAGCGCCGGCGCAGCGCCTTCTCCCTCGCCCAACTGGTGCGCCGCGAAGCCCGGCCCAAGCGCATCGCCACCGCCGAGCTGCAGGGCCGACTCGCCCCGACGCTGCGCAAGAAGGCCCACAACTACACCGAGCGCGGCCTCGACCCGGGCGAGCTGGACCTGGTCGCCTTCGTCAACCTCAAGCGCTCGGTGCCCGATTTCAACAGCCCCTTCCCGCCGCCCACGGAATTCCTCCGCCAGGGCTGGCGCTCGCTGTCCATCGTCGGCTCCACCTATGCCCGCGTGCTCTTCGCCCATCCGGATGCGCCGGAATTTCTGCGCGCCAACCTGGGTCGAACGGTGATATTCGATGCCGGGATCGGCCTGTGA
- the yacG gene encoding DNA gyrase inhibitor YacG: protein MSQPMTVECPTCGAPVEWGPQSPSRPFCSERCKLIDLGAWAAEEHAIPGDIQEDDLFSSDLPERGH, encoded by the coding sequence ATGAGCCAACCCATGACCGTCGAATGCCCCACCTGTGGCGCCCCCGTCGAGTGGGGCCCGCAGAGCCCCAGCCGCCCCTTCTGCTCCGAGCGCTGCAAGCTGATCGACCTGGGCGCCTGGGCCGCCGAGGAACATGCGATCCCCGGCGACATCCAGGAAGACGATCTCTTCTCCAGCGACCTGCCCGAGCGCGGTCACTGA
- a CDS encoding NAD(P)/FAD-dependent oxidoreductase: MSHRIVIVGGGAGGLELATRLGRTLGRKGQAKVILADANLTHIWKPLLHEVAAGSLNSTENELNYVAQGKWNHFEFQLGRMSGLDRERKAIQLAATLDEDGRELVPAREVAYDTLVIAVGSTTNDFGTEGASRHCIFLDTREQAERFHRQLLSHYLRAHAREGNSDQISVAIVGAGATGVELAAELHHAARELAAYGLDSIQPENMRITLIEAGPRVLPALPERISAPVHKTLERLGVTVMTGAAVSEVTAEGLRTAQGEEIPASLKVWAAGIRAPAFLKELDGLESNRINQLVVKPSLQTTRDENIFAFGDCAACPLGDGSDRNVPPRAQAAHQQASLLVKSLKLRIAGQQELPEYRYKDYGSLISLSSFSAVGNLMGNLMGSVKLEGWLARMFYISLYRMHQMALYGSFRTLLLMLSDRIGRSTDPRLKLH; the protein is encoded by the coding sequence ATGTCCCATCGTATCGTGATCGTCGGCGGCGGCGCCGGCGGCCTGGAGCTCGCCACCCGTCTGGGTAGAACCCTGGGCAGAAAAGGCCAGGCCAAGGTCATCCTGGCCGACGCCAACCTGACGCACATCTGGAAACCCCTGCTGCACGAAGTGGCCGCCGGCTCGCTGAACTCCACGGAGAACGAGCTCAACTACGTCGCCCAGGGCAAGTGGAACCACTTCGAGTTCCAGCTCGGCCGCATGAGCGGGCTGGACCGCGAGCGCAAGGCCATCCAGCTGGCCGCCACCCTCGACGAGGACGGCCGCGAACTGGTACCCGCCCGTGAAGTGGCCTACGACACCCTGGTGATCGCCGTCGGCAGCACCACCAACGACTTCGGCACCGAAGGCGCGTCGCGTCACTGCATCTTCCTCGACACCCGCGAGCAGGCCGAGCGCTTCCACCGCCAATTGCTCAGCCACTACCTGCGCGCCCACGCCCGTGAAGGCAACAGCGACCAGATCAGCGTCGCCATCGTCGGCGCCGGCGCCACGGGCGTCGAGCTGGCCGCCGAGCTGCACCACGCCGCCCGCGAGCTGGCCGCCTACGGCCTGGACAGCATCCAGCCGGAGAACATGCGCATCACCCTGATCGAGGCCGGCCCGCGCGTACTGCCGGCGCTGCCCGAGCGCATCAGCGCGCCGGTGCACAAGACCCTGGAGCGACTGGGCGTCACCGTGATGACCGGCGCCGCGGTCAGCGAAGTCACCGCCGAAGGCCTGCGCACCGCCCAGGGCGAGGAGATCCCCGCCAGCCTCAAGGTCTGGGCCGCCGGCATCCGCGCGCCCGCGTTCCTCAAGGAGCTCGATGGCCTGGAGAGCAACCGCATCAACCAGCTCGTGGTCAAGCCCAGCCTGCAGACCACCCGCGACGAGAACATCTTCGCCTTCGGTGACTGCGCCGCCTGCCCCCTGGGCGACGGCAGCGACCGCAACGTCCCGCCCCGTGCCCAGGCCGCCCACCAGCAGGCCTCCCTGCTGGTGAAGTCACTGAAACTGCGCATCGCCGGCCAGCAAGAGCTGCCCGAGTACCGCTACAAGGACTACGGCTCACTGATCTCGCTCTCCAGCTTCAGCGCCGTCGGCAACCTCATGGGCAACCTGATGGGCAGCGTCAAGCTCGAAGGCTGGCTGGCGCGCATGTTCTACATCTCGCTCTACCGCATGCACCAGATGGCGCTCTACGGCAGCTTCCGCACCCTGCTGCTGATGCTCAGCGACCGCATCGGCCGCAGCACCGACCCCCGCCTCAAGCTCCACTGA
- a CDS encoding DUF3094 domain-containing protein — protein sequence MTSRLTPEDQQKVDQYLNLPQHQVEREPFKPWRLLAILLVMVIGLGLLSRLLARLVL from the coding sequence ATGACCAGCCGCCTGACACCCGAAGACCAGCAGAAGGTCGACCAGTACCTGAATCTCCCCCAGCACCAGGTGGAACGCGAGCCGTTCAAGCCCTGGCGCCTGCTGGCGATCCTGCTGGTGATGGTGATCGGCCTGGGCCTGCTGAGCCGCCTCCTCGCGCGACTGGTGCTATGA
- a CDS encoding methylated-DNA--[protein]-cysteine S-methyltransferase gives MTLMMSRLSSPLRELLLVTDEQQRIRALGFGDYKRQLTRSLKDRPSAKDLPEIPAPKAIATALRRYFEGDCDALDELVVEPNGTPFQLQVWAALRQIPAGATRSYGQLARDLGLEDPRAAIDIGVANAANPIAIVIPCHRVIAANGELRGYAWGLERKRWLLEHEKALRPVVAEPRTAALF, from the coding sequence ATGACATTGATGATGAGCCGCCTGAGTTCGCCCCTGCGCGAACTGCTGCTGGTGACCGACGAACAGCAACGCATCCGCGCCCTGGGCTTCGGCGACTACAAGCGCCAGCTCACGCGCTCCTTGAAGGATCGCCCGAGCGCCAAGGACCTCCCCGAGATCCCGGCGCCCAAGGCGATAGCCACCGCCCTGCGCCGCTATTTCGAAGGCGATTGCGATGCGCTCGACGAACTGGTCGTGGAGCCCAACGGCACGCCCTTCCAGCTCCAGGTCTGGGCGGCGCTGCGGCAGATTCCCGCCGGCGCAACCCGCAGCTATGGCCAACTGGCCCGCGACCTGGGCCTGGAGGACCCGCGTGCCGCCATCGACATAGGCGTGGCCAACGCCGCCAACCCCATCGCCATCGTCATCCCCTGCCACCGCGTGATCGCCGCCAACGGCGAACTGCGCGGCTACGCCTGGGGTCTGGAGCGCAAGCGCTGGCTGCTGGAGCACGAGAAGGCCCTGCGCCCCGTCGTGGCCGAGCCGCGCACCGCCGCGCTGTTCTGA
- the coaE gene encoding dephospho-CoA kinase (Dephospho-CoA kinase (CoaE) performs the final step in coenzyme A biosynthesis.): MNKPWILGLTGGIGSGKSAVASHFGNLGVHLVDADHAARWVVEPGRPALTQIAEHFGSDVLQADGQLDRAALRQRIFEHPEERRWLENLLHPLIGEEIVRDLASAQSPYAILVSPLLIESGQHRMTQRVLVVDAPEAVQIQRTMARDQVSEEQVGAILKAQASREKRLEAADDVLVNDRDLKWLQREVERLHAFYLTLRGGQA; this comes from the coding sequence ATGAACAAACCCTGGATCCTTGGCCTTACGGGCGGCATCGGCAGCGGCAAGAGCGCCGTCGCCTCCCATTTCGGCAACCTCGGCGTGCACCTAGTGGACGCCGACCATGCGGCGCGCTGGGTGGTCGAGCCTGGCCGCCCCGCCCTCACGCAGATCGCCGAGCACTTCGGTAGCGACGTTCTCCAGGCCGATGGCCAGCTCGATCGCGCAGCGCTGCGCCAGCGTATCTTCGAACACCCGGAAGAACGCCGCTGGCTGGAAAACCTGTTGCACCCACTGATAGGCGAGGAGATCGTCCGCGACCTCGCCAGCGCCCAGTCGCCCTACGCCATCCTCGTCTCGCCGCTGCTGATCGAGTCCGGCCAGCACCGCATGACCCAGCGCGTGCTGGTGGTCGACGCACCGGAAGCGGTGCAGATCCAGCGCACCATGGCCCGGGACCAGGTGTCCGAAGAACAGGTCGGCGCCATCCTCAAGGCCCAGGCCAGCCGCGAAAAACGCCTGGAAGCGGCGGATGACGTCCTGGTCAACGACCGTGACCTGAAATGGCTGCAGCGCGAAGTCGAACGCCTGCACGCCTTCTACCTGACCCTGCGCGGAGGCCAAGCATGA
- a CDS encoding GNAT family N-acetyltransferase has product MQPRTITPADHSRLLALWSRTPGIRLRPEDEYAPFCGYLARNPGLSLLVEAGDEVVACLMAGHDGRRGYLQHLVVEEAFRGRGLARRMLEEVLARLAEQGIGKSHVFVLRDAPQALAFWQAQEGWGERGDIQVFSTRGASE; this is encoded by the coding sequence ATGCAACCGCGCACCATCACCCCCGCCGACCATTCCCGACTGCTGGCCCTCTGGAGCCGGACGCCGGGTATCCGCCTGCGTCCGGAGGATGAGTACGCGCCGTTCTGTGGCTATCTCGCGCGAAACCCGGGGTTGAGCCTGCTGGTGGAGGCCGGCGACGAGGTGGTCGCCTGCCTGATGGCGGGGCACGATGGCCGCCGCGGCTACCTGCAGCACCTGGTGGTCGAGGAGGCCTTTCGCGGGCGCGGGCTGGCGCGGCGGATGCTCGAGGAGGTGCTGGCGCGGCTGGCCGAGCAGGGCATCGGCAAGTCCCATGTCTTCGTCTTGCGCGATGCGCCGCAGGCGCTGGCCTTCTGGCAGGCGCAGGAAGGCTGGGGCGAGCGTGGGGATATCCAGGTTTTTTCCACAAGGGGAGCGAGTGAATGA
- a CDS encoding energy-coupling factor ABC transporter permease produces MIASQLLSTTSLGLGWAIYLPAIAWAVWRAPWVELFSDTRRQHLLFGTVLALFLLWMVRRDFDSGVSYHFIGMTAVTLLLDWPLAVLGGVVAQLALLALGRQDFAALGINGALLVLLPVLVTECCAIWVERFQPRNLFVYIFCCGFFPAALAALLCTLFGLGILWLDGIFPMPPWLEDFVGYLWLVMFPEAFINGTAVTALVVFYPDWLETFNRSRYLQAPWKDDEPK; encoded by the coding sequence GTGATCGCGTCCCAGCTGCTCTCCACCACCAGCCTGGGCCTGGGCTGGGCGATCTACCTGCCGGCCATCGCCTGGGCGGTCTGGCGGGCTCCGTGGGTCGAGCTGTTCAGCGATACGCGGCGACAGCACCTGCTGTTCGGCACGGTGCTGGCGTTGTTCCTGCTGTGGATGGTGCGGCGGGATTTCGATTCGGGCGTGTCCTACCACTTCATCGGCATGACGGCCGTGACGCTGCTGCTGGACTGGCCGCTGGCGGTGCTGGGCGGCGTTGTGGCGCAGCTCGCCTTGCTGGCGCTGGGGCGCCAGGACTTCGCCGCGCTCGGCATCAACGGTGCGCTGCTGGTGCTGCTGCCGGTGCTGGTGACCGAGTGCTGCGCCATCTGGGTGGAGCGCTTCCAGCCGCGCAACCTGTTCGTCTACATCTTCTGCTGCGGCTTCTTCCCTGCCGCGCTGGCGGCGCTGCTGTGCACGCTGTTCGGGCTGGGCATCCTCTGGCTGGACGGCATCTTCCCGATGCCTCCCTGGCTGGAGGACTTCGTCGGCTACCTATGGCTGGTGATGTTCCCCGAGGCCTTCATCAACGGCACGGCGGTGACGGCGCTGGTGGTGTTCTATCCGGACTGGCTGGAGACCTTCAACCGCTCGCGCTACCTGCAGGCGCCCTGGAAGGACGACGAGCCGAAGTGA